A segment of the Corylus avellana chromosome ca2, CavTom2PMs-1.0 genome:
CAATTGAAAGACCACCCTAATGATAATAACTAAAAGATAGGAACAAGTTCTATTTAAGAAAGTCTAAAAGCAACCCCATTGGGAATGTTAAGGAATACAGACTCATCCAAACCCAAGGAGAACAAAAGAAACTCATCCATATTCAAGGAGAAATTGCACAATGATTCCTTCCTTATCACCATGCCTATAACCAGTAACCATagataaaacaataatatatttaatgcCACATATATCTGAACACCCACGAAATCTAAAGGTACTTGGACATATACCATCACCCTCCAAACAAATCTCCGGATTAAACAATAAATCTCAATTTGTGAGGATTTTCCATAACCATCTTATTGCATTCCCTTTACATTGTATGAGACTTTTGCATGTTCTCGAAATACCAAATTTTGCTCTTTCAATCAAAACTTTACCATTCATTCAAGAAACCAATAAATGAAAAAGGCCAAAAGAGCGAAACGTAACCATAAAGGTATGTAATATGCACAATTACCTCAAAGTTACCAAGCTAAACTGTTagaaagttttaaaaataaagaaatggagTTAAAAGGCAACAGACTACAAGCAGACAACTTAATGATTAaagataacaataataatgataagACCCTTTTTGTTGGATGAATAATAATGATATGACTGTTGAATTAAACAACAGAAagccaacaaaagaaaaaccgATTAAAATAGACATTctaatacaaaaaaattaaaaaaacgtATCTTACAGAATATCCATATACACATACATGATACATGAATACATACATACGTACGTATATACATGCATGTTTAtattagagaaagagagaaattctGTACCTTTTTACAGAAGGGTATTGCTCTGCTCCGCAAGACTGAGGGCCTGAAaagagagaggggaaaaaaagtaAATGAGAAAGCTTTTCAGAGATCTGTTCTATGCAATGGGAGTTCTTCTGGGTGGAAGCTATTTTTGGAAAACTTTCCCGTAGACCAAAAGATCCCAATTTTATTCGTATCAAATTTAGGgtttgaggggaaaaaaaaaaaaacaaaaaacaaaaaacaaaaaacaaaaacaaaaacaaaaaggaaaaggaaaaacagaatCGAAGTTCTCGATGTTGTTTTCTAGGAAGGAAGTACGGACCTAAGAgaggaaggaagaaagaaacgAAAAAGCTGAGCCTGTTTTCGATTCTGACTTACGATGTCAGAACCTAACTTTTATGGGTGCCTTAAATTGTTTTctgacaattttaccctttgtaaaatttactttttacgTTGCAGTTTTATTACCTTTCAGTAGCTCTTGACAGTTTTAACTTGGGGTTGAAGTGGGTAAATTTGATTGGGTCTGTTTGGCTGCATGCGATAGGGTGAACTGTGATTTTGGACACTAAATTCCGacggattttgattttttttttttttttaacatgtccacacaagagagcACAGGAACGGGGTTTAGACTTTAGATAGGGAAGAAAGTCAGAAACAGCACGTGCCAATGATTTTGCAGCCTAATaatatttccttcttttttaaatttttttttttttttttaacttaaaaaactcTCTTAAACTTTCATTCGTTTTGAAACTACCATCTAagttcaaaaattatcaatttagagtatcgaactttcaatttcttttaatattctCATCCCttaagatttttcgttaaatattttcaactttttcaaaatattctatttttttataataaaaaaattgcaaagattaggCGTTTGTCATGATTTagcaaaatttataaaaataattacacCCGAATGTttacaactttttattttattttttataaacacacattagaatattttgataattttgaaaatatttaacgaaaaatcttaaTAGGTGAAcgacattaaaaataaataaaaaatgtgatactctaaattgagagtttttgaatttcaaaagagtaattttaaaacgcGTAAAAATTCATGGGAATTTTGTAAtgtttccctttctttttcttttttttcattgttcatCAATGAAGTCAATTTTGTCTGTTACAAATAAGGGACATTAGACTACAAAATTATTGGTATGCTGATTTTCATTGATGAACAATGAATTTCATTCCATTGCATGCTAATGCCTAGCCGCGGAGCTTTGGGATTGagatataattaaaataataaaatgtaatgaaaatattaaaataataaaatatgataaacaccattcaaaattaaatattttacaaaacaaTATACAATGACGGACCCTGTAACACCTCGGCACATACgaattaggattttttatagttcaaatgaattaaataatatcttattagttatattggagtggtatttttgtcctatcaaaaaataaaagaataaaaatattcttaaaatataactaactcaATACATATTATGACTAAAAGTACTTATCTAGACAACCAGAGGATTAACTGTATataataaattcataaaataaaaatctttattGCAGAAACTAAAGTACAATACAATTTAAACATAACAATGGTGTGAATCTTCCCCGTCGAACTATGCATTTGGCCTTCTAGTTCATCTAATGGGTAAGAGAAAAGCTTAGTAAGCAAAATTCTCAAGCGATCCATACATGTAATTGGGTGTGGATTAGAATATCCACAATCGAGAATCTTTACATAtgcttgattagtattagttgttttaaattttcactGATATCCTGATAAGACTAGGTCAGACTATGATTCAGTCGGACTTGAGAGAGCGCATGCGGTTGTCACAGTCTAGGCTCCTCCTGTGTAGCTAACAAGTAAGTGCTATTATGGTCACGCTTATGTAGAATAGTCACAATTTGTCTCATCGACCTatcatttttagaaaaaagaaaaaaaaaaggtttaattctgtatagaaaaattttcatttaactCTACATAACTAAACTTGAAAATCTTATGTTCATCTCATACTATGCACTTCACATATTATTACACCATGTATGCATTAGATTGTGGGATCCAACTTTCCAGCCCAGGATCTATCAACATCCATGGTCGCAGATGCGTCGTGACTAATTGATTAACTACTCGGTGCAATCAACTTGACTCGCATAGTGATGGCCACACTCCTTTTAGTGTGGTGTGTTTCATCCCAATTTCTACCATACCGTGTCCCTTCTCTCTATTTCTTAGGccaaataattataaaaaaatttaatctcatTCTGGACATAATTCCCATCGAATGACTTGCCCATCAAGTTGCTCTAGAGAATGGGGGCAactatgtttggcaaaggagtggaCTCGAAAAAGTGGACCGAAACTagagtagatttgattgatatgagaaaaaaaataaaaatattttgtataaaaaagtaaaaaattatactttgtagtgatttttttatttgaataataataaaaagtgattgatgtgatataaaaagtaaaaatattatagttgattttgagaataattttttggggttttgggtTCGATCCGGTCCACTCACTCAACTAAAGGCCCATTGGCCCAAAATCAAGCTTGGCCCAAATTCAGGTACCTTATTGTCCCGTCCTTTTACTAATTTAAGCATGGGAGATCGTTCTGCCATTACTACCGGTGTAGCTCCAACATtgaaaaattgacatgtgtggTCACCATATGATTTATGAtgtatcaacattttttttcccacttattCATACTTGTAGTTGTATATAAAGAAAGTTAATACAATATGAGGTACCATTTTTTTCAATATCGAATATGGTAGCAGAATAACGAATTTCTTTTATTACGACCAACatctattttttcttgaaatttattagaatgaacaatattaatatttttttaataaatatatttcaGGAAAAATTACAGGAAAACAATGAATATTGTTTGTGTAATGTAAGGGCTTTATGCTCTTAATCTAtattcaatgaatgaatataaaaattcacctaaaaaaaatctttagtgATAATTAAGGTGTATTGATATTAATAAACCTCAGTTCCAAACTtccaaagacaaaaataaataattaatagcatttctctaattaataataaaaattaaaaattaaaaaagccaCATCAGCACATACGGTGGGTCGACAGTACGTGTCCTGTCCAATGACAGCATGGAACCCTTCTACTCACTTTTGAACACACCAACGCTTCATTTGACATAAAAGGCAAAATAGAAAACCTCCAAATGATATATCCTTCTGATCAATTACCCATTTCTTTCATCCCGAACCAAGAACCAGACGAAGCAGAAGAAGCAAGTCAAAGAGAGAAACCCAGAACCCAAAAGACCCAgaataagagaagaagaaaacgaAAATGCATTCATTTGGGTACAGAGCCAACGCTTTGCTGACCTTTGCGGTGACGATCCTAGCTCTCATGTGCGCCATGGCCTCCATCTCCGACAACTTCAACCACCCCACTCCCTCTGCGCATGTTCAGGTCCCTCTccctttcttttccttaattttcaagtttttagtgtattattatgtttttggtAGATCTATGATTCACttacttgatttatttattttgggttgTAGGTGTTGAACATTAATTGGTTCCAGAAGCAACCCAATGGGAACGACGaggtaatttttgttttgtattttgtggGGGTGGGTTTTCTGTATGTAATTatgatttaagattaaaatTTGTGTGAAATATGCCTCAGACATTAACGGGTTTCGTCAGATTCGGTTTGTTTATACTTATTTGTGGTTAATTTTGGAATAAATCGACAAACTTGTGATATACTATAGATAttgatgggttttgttttttgtaattttaaagtattttgatgggttttgtgAATTCCaggttttttttaatcactGTTACTTTTcgttatatttctttttttggataattttgtCCATTATGTGTCAGATTTGTTCTGATATTATGTACGTTAACGCGTCTCGTGGGATTTGAGTCGTATGTGTGTGAATTGAGAGTAGCATTTACGTATGGtactattcattttatttgCGAAATTATGCAAATGATAGTCCCTTTGAGGCTTATTCTCTTGATCGTAGAGAATACTCTACATGTTTGTATGAATATTATTCCTCTTTGCGTGGGTACATGTTTGCAAAATTCCTATGAGCTTTGGACTTAGTAGTTTGGTCAGTTGATAATGACCACCTGGAGTAATATGTCTCTATAGTATGTGTGAATCAAATAAGAACGTCATGAAGATCATGTCTTACCAAGATATTTGTCGTGCTCTTATTTCTTCTAAAGGAGGGTGTCAATTTGTAGTCTATTAGTTTCtgatgttaaaaatgcattgCACAGGTAAAATGCCTGTGACCTAGTAAAATCTGGTCAGTTAACCTATGCTGGTTTGCTTGACTTTAACGTAGTGCATATCCTCAATTAGcttctaaatatttttccttaCCTGCTTGCTATGTTTTAAACCTAATGCCTGCCACGTATCATTCTCGCTAAATCAATTATTAAGGGCTTATAGAGCAACAAATCTTGGAGGCTGCCAGAACTTCGAAGGAGGATGCCATAGAGGTATTAGGTAGACCAAATCAGAGAGTACATAATATAAACCAACTTTCAGCTGAGGGTGATGGAATCTGCTGTTTCTCCTATCATTTAGTATAGAGGCAAATGTGAAGTCGTCACAGTTGACTTATGTGTTAGTAACTTTCTAGGGGTTTCACATTTGGAGATGCTTCTGATGCCCAATAATCTAAACAGATTTACTGGAAAGTGCTAGGAACAAATATTTTCAATCAGATTTGAAAGCAGAAAACCATTAGATTTAGGGAGCAAAGTTTGATCTTGAAGAAGGAAGGAGGTTAGTAAGCCTTTTGAAGGATTTTAGAAGGGATGATATTCTTTTGCTGCTTATTAGGCTTATGATTTTTTGGTCAGTCTTGAAGTAACTACTGTTGGCTTTTTAAGTGAGAAGATCAGATAGCACCTTTCCTTCTTAACCGCTACTCAAAACCTCTGAGGTGTACATTAAGGTTCAGTTTTCTTCACTAATGAGATCTACTTGATTTAACTTCATGAGAGAAATTGTCTTTAACCTATGTTGTTTGAAGCTTCTTGTCAATCCTTTGTTAGTCTGTTTGATGCTCACATACTGAGACTAACTATTGACGTTGGGGGAGGTTATCAACATGTCATATTAATgtaaatgattttaattaagCTGGTGGATACTTTTGACATATTTATGGTAGAAACAGATCCTTCTATCTGAAGTGATTGATTAGGATGGGAGGTCAGGAgctctaaattttttaaagctAAATGTCTTCTAAAGTGGATGACCCTTTGGTTGAGAAATATGTATGTGGAATAATCCAGAACTGAAAAACTTGGTTAGTACTTAGTAGGGTTAGACAATGATCCACTGCTCTGTTTGTCccattctcttctcttcctgctcattagtttttttgttgttttatttcaaaattttagtgCCTTATTAATagcctgttttttttttttattattttttttttttatatatatatatattaaacatgtTATAATTCCACATAAAACTCCAATAATCAATTGTTCTATTTGAAGTAACGAGTCTTCCATTTTTGTGCAGGTCAGCATGACATTGAATGTATCAGCTGACTTACAATCATTGTTTACGTGGAATACAAAGCAGGTTAACCATTTGACAAATTCTTGTGTTTCACTTTGGAGATGATTCTTAGTCCATGTTTTACAGGTTGTTTTTAGTTGTATTTGTGTACGAAAGAGAATTCTTTGGAATAACGTTTGAAATGCTATTGAATAAAATGATGCTAATATCTGAAGTACAAATATGCAGATCGAAACTAGATGATTTAGATTAATTTCATTGTGCAGagagtttttcatatttatttctttccatGAGTTTCTTTAAGCTCTAAGTAATACACAGCAAACTTATTCATATAAATGGGATGCATgattataattactttttactgAATTTCCAGActattattcttttatagtAACGTAATAAGTTTAAAGCTGATTTCGATTTTTGATTTACTATATATTTGCAGGTTTTTGTATTCTTAGCTGCTGAGTATGAAACCCCCAAGAATTCGTTAAATCAGGTAAGCATAGGCAGTTGGTGCATTTAATATTTTGAAGCATCTCCATATCTTGTACTGAAATTCTACGTTATAAATTGTCTTTTATCTTTCCCCATAACATATTTACGTGCTATTACAGATTGTATAGCATGTCACATTTGCTAGTGTTTCATATTCCAGGATTTTGCTGCACAAATATTGTGTCTAtcaattgaattgtttttgaaatgTCATTTTGCAGATTTCCCTTTGGGATGGCATTATTCCTTCTAAAGAGCATGCAAAGTTCTTGATTCATACCTCAAACAAGTATCGTTTCATTGATCAAGTATGCCACCTTCATGTTGTGTTCTTAATAGTTTCCATCAACTTGCATCAAGCCTACTTTAGCCGTTTCTTGGCTTCAAAgaaaattaatacattttttttttctctctttgagcagGGAAGCAATCTCCGTGGTAAAGAATTTAACCTAACATTGCATTGGCATGTCATGCCCAAGACTGGCAAGATGTTTGCTGACAAAATTGTCATGCCCGGATACCGCTTGCCAGAGGAATATAGATGAGTGTCTTGTGTATGTTGCTGTAACTTTAGCCTTTTTGTATGAGGCCATAAAAGGTCAGCTGAATTAGTAGTGCAGAAGCAGGCAAAGTTACATGTTTTTAGAATTTGAGGAAATGAATATTGCTTGGACTTTTAGACGCACAAAATATTGTTGCCAGTAATCAGTTTCTTGCTCTTTCCTTGGAGGATTGTTTTTGCCCCCACTGTCTCACAAGGCATACATATAAAACCCACATTAACACGTTTATTTCTACAGCCTGTAGAAATAAATCCACAGTTGCTAGTCAAGAATGGAATTCATTGGTGGAATTATTTTTTGGACCACTGGATTTATGATGTTCTTCATTTCCTTGGATGGATACTAGCAATTTCTGAATGAAACTTTAGCATGGGAATTTTGataggatttaacggaaaataaTAATGGATGGagatattgcaaaaatttaaaagttcaaTATCCTAATGTCAAAAAACGGGAGaatttttgtaaagttttttcaaaaaaatattaataaccaaccctaaaaataaaacatttacttttatgtcacataAAACACTAACGTATTTTGCAAACGTTCTCAAGGTGGAGGTGTGAGTTTACAACCCAAGAAGCTAATGAGGCGGCACATCGGCTTGCGAAGGCAACCATTGCAAATGTCAATGATAGAATATGGAGGGATTACACTTCAGATTGTATTAGTGATGTTTTAATGGAGCAATTAGCTTCATCTCTTTGATTGTAGTTGGAGCTTTCTGTTCCACCTTCTGATCTGTTATCAATGATAGtcatcaatttttctcaaaaaaaaaaaaaaacaaaaaacccacaatgcaaaatacattaacaataGAGTAGATTCattttctaaatatatatatatatatatatatcacttaaagaattttattgacaatacttGAATATATCCATACTATcagaagaataatttttaaaataaaaaataaaaaaaaatttatttagttaatatttaaatataaaaaaaaaatctcacttaAATTTGTTATTCAAGCCttaaaatataggaaaaaaatgtaaaattaatccATATGGTTACACCGATTTGCAATAAGTTtcataagaattaaaaaatagcTTATAACTCCATGTGATAAGCATAAATGATAAATAAGTCTCAGCCCCGAACTTCCGTTTgaaatttggatgaaaattgTCAAAAGTGCTACATTAGTCCTAACAATAATGCGACACATGTTccttataataaataatatgatatcCTAAACGTTCAAAGggtcatttctttttgtttttagaacttgtttttatatttatatatttttattagaaaagacacttattattttattattgatgcTGCGTGACAATTccatcaaaatttcaaaagaaaattgagagcagatatatatatatatatatatatattttgttatccCTAAATTGTATAGAGCGCCCGGTTAGTTATTGCATAATTGAAGTTCTGATATAGTATTGAACCGGTGGAGGATATCCTATTCCCAGGGGAGAGTGTGGCACTCAAAAGATCCAAACAGAACCCTACTGCGTTCTCAACCTGTAAGCTCCACGGAGACCCGTAAAACCAGACTCCGCCCCGAAAGCTTTTCCCCTAGCAGGCTAGCACAGTCCTATTcgttttctctttctctgtctccTTCACACGAATCAAAGGTACCAAACCCTAATCTTTCTCTCTGTCCATGTATGGTTGTTATAATAGAATTATGAGATTAGCTTATGTTCTGTTTGGTTACCGAGAAAGTGTAGGAAACGGCGAAAGGAACTAAAACTTTGAATTATCATCGTTGTGATGTACTTGGAAGCTAAAATTGAACAAAACTTGAGCTGGAATTTTTACTAAACAGAAACCAGAAGACAGTGTGCCGCACAGAATTGAACATTctccctttcctttctttttctttcggGCGACAAACAGAGTGTTAATATGTAGAATTTGAGCTCATATTGTACGTGTTCTCTCAATTAGCATCATTTTGTCACTGCTTTGTGTTTGAGTTGTTATTTTGTGATTGTAGAAATGCTAATTTAGCAGTAGATAAACATAACGGTACACAAGCTTTGTGAATTTTCCTCTGGGTTTTCATCTTCTGAGAGCCTCCCAAATGGCATATTAAGTGaagttttaattttcctttctttcttttctcttcggttttctcagcaaccataCAATGGGTGAGTATTGCCATTTTAGTATATATCCGTGTATTTTCTTCGTATGATCACTAGGTATAGTCTAAATTGTAGTCTTATGACTTTTGAAATGTTGAACACGCCTAAATAGGGTGCAAACACTGATCATGCGCTTTAGGTGATCTTTTTAAGCGTATATTTGTCCGTGTTACTGAAGACTAGATTTGAATCATCCTCCGTGGATTGAGGAAGCACAATTAAAGGGCACTATAGGTAGAATGATAATCTCAATGTTGTAGGGGAAGGAATGGGCACCCAAATGCCTACGAGCAGTGATCGTACAAGGACAAATTGGACGCCAGAAATGGAACGCTATTTTATTGATCTTTTGTTAGATCAAGTGCATAGGGGGAATAGGATGGGCCATACATTCAACAAACAAGCTTGGACTGATATGCTGACAATGTTCAATGCGTATTTTGGATCTCCATATGATGAAAAGGTCTTGAAAAGTCATTACACTAATTTGTGGACGCAATTCAACGATATAAAGAATCTTCTTGATCAGAATGGATTCTCCTGGGATGATACTAAACAAATGGTCGTAGCCAGTCATCCTGTTTGGGATGCCTACATCAAGGTGCATTGCTTTTTTTGTTCATGTGTTCTTTTGATCTCTACCTTAGAAAGAAAGTTAATTGACGTAGTATAGATGCAGGCTCATCCAGAGTCACAGTCCTACAGAAATAAAGCCTTGATGAACTTCAATGATTTGTGCTTGATATATGCACACACAGCAGCAGATGGAAGATACAGCCGATCAAGTCATGATGTAGACTTTGACGATGACATTCAAGCAGTGAATATTGGTGTGTTTTTATGTCCCGTCATGGATCTGCAGAAATGTTGCTTTTGTCATTGGCAATGAAATGTATCCTATTGGTATTGTGCTTATATTTAGCCTATTTTGGCTGGTGATTAATTTTCTTATACAAAGATctaattctttatttatttattcatttgctTTTGTTATTATAGAGTATGCATAAAACAAGAAATAGTCACAAGCGACCAactcccccccccaaaaaaaagaaaaagaaaaaaagggagtgGGGTAGAAGGGACTATActctagaatttcaaaaaatccGAAGAAAATGGCCTTTTGCACCATCTTCAAATCATATTTACCCTAATCTCGCTCTCAGCAAATCTTTGGGCAGTCTGGTTGTTAGGTAATGCACTAATAGATGATTATAAGCTAAGCTAATTATAACCCAAGAAGTGCTACCTATCAATAAGTGTTGTAATTGTTTTGCAAACTTGCCCTCACTATGAGAACAAGGAGCTTGGCTTTGTGAAATTCGACCATTCCTGATGGTTTATTTTTCTGGAAATGactatattttatttcatttcttgcTTCATTAACTAACTAGGAACTAAATGCAGTAAAACTgacttttattatatatattctctgTAGCTTTATAGTAATGTGAATTTCAAGAAGTATCATCTGTTCTTAATGAATAAAAGCTACTTTTactgattaattaat
Coding sequences within it:
- the LOC132171098 gene encoding signal peptidase complex subunit 3B-like encodes the protein MHSFGYRANALLTFAVTILALMCAMASISDNFNHPTPSAHVQVLNINWFQKQPNGNDEVSMTLNVSADLQSLFTWNTKQVFVFLAAEYETPKNSLNQISLWDGIIPSKEHAKFLIHTSNKYRFIDQGSNLRGKEFNLTLHWHVMPKTGKMFADKIVMPGYRLPEEYR